The following are encoded in a window of Strix aluco isolate bStrAlu1 chromosome 15, bStrAlu1.hap1, whole genome shotgun sequence genomic DNA:
- the CRYM gene encoding ketimine reductase mu-crystallin isoform X1 produces the protein MSSTPPVFIGAEEVEKHLHRASLLLPALEAALANFSAGAAGGVVQPVRTVVPVHRHGGFLGVMPAYSAADDALTTKLVTFYEHKKDSSVPSHQATVLLFDPRNGSLKAVLDGSVITAKRTAAVSAIATKLLMPAFAEVLCILGAGVQAYSHYDIFTELFTFKEIRIWNRTKEKAVKFANSVNGPVQVCSSAQEAVTGADVIITVTMATTPILFGDWVKPGAHINAVGASRPDWRELDDELMKNSVLFVDSREAALTESGDVILSGAEIFAELGEVVKGTKPALPEKTTVFKSLGMAVEDTVAAKLVYESWSAGN, from the exons ATGAGCTCCACTCCGCCCGTCTTCATCGGCGCTGAGGAGGTGGAGAAGCACCTGCACCGGGCCAGCCTCCTGCTCCCGGCGCTGGAGGCCGCCCTGGCCAACTTCTCGGCCGGCGCGGCGGGAGGCGTCGTGCAGCCCGTGCGCACCGTGGTGCCGGTGCACCGGCACGGCGG GTTCCTAGGAGTCATGCCAGCTTATAGTGCCGCAGATGATGCTCTGACAACCAAGCTGGTGACTTTTTATGAGCACAAGAAGGATTCCTCCGTCCCTTCTCACCAAGCTACTGTCCTCCTATTTGACCccagaaatggttctttaaaagcT gtcCTAGATGGCAGTGTCATTACAGCAAAACGAACAGCTGCAGTTTCTGCAATTGCTACCAAG TTGTTAATGCCAGCTTTTGCAGAAGTGCTATGCATTTTGGGAGCTGGTGTTCAAGCATACAGCCATTATGATATCTTCACAGAGCTGTTCACGTTTAAAGAG atcaGGATATGGAATCGCACCAAAGAGAAAGCAGTGAAGTTTGCTAATTCAGTTAATGGTCCAGTGCAAGTCTGCTCTTCTGCTCAGGAGGCAGTTACTGGGGCTGATGTGATCATAACAGTCACTATGGCAACAACACCAATTTTATTTGGAGACTGGGTAAAACCAGGTGCCCATATCAATG CTGTTGGAGCAAGCAGACCAGACTGGAGAGAACTGGACGATGAACTGATGAagaattctgttctttttgtgGATTCCAGAGAGGCTGCTCTTACGGAATCAGGAGATGTTATATTATCAGGG GCAGAGATTTTTGCTGAGCTGGGAGAGGTAGTGAAGGGTACAAAACCAGCCCTGCCTGAGAAAACAACAGTTTTTAAATCACTGG GGATGGCGGTTGAAGATACAGTAGCAGCAAAACTTGTTTATGAGTCGTGGTCAGCTGGTAACTAA
- the CRYM gene encoding ketimine reductase mu-crystallin isoform X2 — MPAYSAADDALTTKLVTFYEHKKDSSVPSHQATVLLFDPRNGSLKAVLDGSVITAKRTAAVSAIATKLLMPAFAEVLCILGAGVQAYSHYDIFTELFTFKEIRIWNRTKEKAVKFANSVNGPVQVCSSAQEAVTGADVIITVTMATTPILFGDWVKPGAHINAVGASRPDWRELDDELMKNSVLFVDSREAALTESGDVILSGAEIFAELGEVVKGTKPALPEKTTVFKSLGMAVEDTVAAKLVYESWSAGN; from the exons ATGCCAGCTTATAGTGCCGCAGATGATGCTCTGACAACCAAGCTGGTGACTTTTTATGAGCACAAGAAGGATTCCTCCGTCCCTTCTCACCAAGCTACTGTCCTCCTATTTGACCccagaaatggttctttaaaagcT gtcCTAGATGGCAGTGTCATTACAGCAAAACGAACAGCTGCAGTTTCTGCAATTGCTACCAAG TTGTTAATGCCAGCTTTTGCAGAAGTGCTATGCATTTTGGGAGCTGGTGTTCAAGCATACAGCCATTATGATATCTTCACAGAGCTGTTCACGTTTAAAGAG atcaGGATATGGAATCGCACCAAAGAGAAAGCAGTGAAGTTTGCTAATTCAGTTAATGGTCCAGTGCAAGTCTGCTCTTCTGCTCAGGAGGCAGTTACTGGGGCTGATGTGATCATAACAGTCACTATGGCAACAACACCAATTTTATTTGGAGACTGGGTAAAACCAGGTGCCCATATCAATG CTGTTGGAGCAAGCAGACCAGACTGGAGAGAACTGGACGATGAACTGATGAagaattctgttctttttgtgGATTCCAGAGAGGCTGCTCTTACGGAATCAGGAGATGTTATATTATCAGGG GCAGAGATTTTTGCTGAGCTGGGAGAGGTAGTGAAGGGTACAAAACCAGCCCTGCCTGAGAAAACAACAGTTTTTAAATCACTGG GGATGGCGGTTGAAGATACAGTAGCAGCAAAACTTGTTTATGAGTCGTGGTCAGCTGGTAACTAA